The proteins below are encoded in one region of Rhizobacter sp.:
- a CDS encoding sensor histidine kinase produces the protein MTAWKAWLTPGTRSLHRHLLLWLLLPQLVLWMAAAIFTYKLAERYANQAIDASLSTASRALARQVKPSGSGLYIDFPRAAQDVIEADPDDRLYYKVSSPPGEFILGNSQMPAPTGIPNPQLNQPYLYDGTLHDRHNDKPGDKVGAPGAESGRDISVRVVALYLAYGEPGKPQTLLVQVAKSRTSREELAQQILIDTALPLSLLIVLMSVIVWGGIRGGLAPLARLRSLVEARAIDDLAPIKLEAAPEEVKSLALALNTLLAEVRESVNAQNRFISDAAHQLRTPLAGLKSQTELALASTTVATDPELRARLKLVHESATRSAHLVSQLLALARAEPEAAAAQSRTRFDLQRLAREVAAEQVPRALAAGIDLGSEDGETPLPVTGNAMLIREALVNLVDNAIRYAGRGASVTVSAHAEGQEAVLTVEDTGPGVPESEHERIFQRFVRATHEGNGCGLGLAIVKEIVERSHGHVALQSVKPHGLRVVVRFPLATAVAGAGRSG, from the coding sequence ATGACCGCCTGGAAGGCCTGGCTCACCCCGGGCACCCGCTCGCTGCACCGGCACCTGCTGCTGTGGCTGCTGCTGCCGCAGCTCGTGCTGTGGATGGCCGCGGCCATCTTCACCTACAAGCTCGCCGAGCGCTACGCCAACCAGGCCATCGACGCGAGCCTCTCCACCGCCTCGCGGGCGCTGGCGCGGCAGGTGAAGCCGAGCGGCAGCGGCCTGTACATCGACTTCCCGCGTGCGGCGCAAGACGTGATCGAGGCCGACCCCGACGACCGCCTCTACTACAAGGTGAGTTCGCCGCCGGGTGAGTTCATCCTCGGCAACAGCCAGATGCCGGCGCCCACTGGCATTCCCAACCCACAGCTCAACCAGCCCTACCTCTACGACGGCACGCTGCACGACCGACACAACGACAAGCCCGGCGACAAGGTCGGCGCCCCTGGCGCGGAGTCGGGCCGCGACATCAGCGTGCGTGTGGTCGCGCTCTACCTCGCCTATGGCGAGCCGGGCAAGCCGCAGACGCTCCTGGTGCAGGTGGCCAAGAGCCGCACCAGCCGCGAAGAGCTGGCGCAGCAGATCCTGATCGACACCGCGCTGCCCTTGTCGCTGCTGATCGTGCTGATGTCGGTGATCGTGTGGGGCGGCATCCGCGGCGGCCTGGCGCCGCTCGCGCGGCTGCGCAGCCTGGTGGAGGCGCGCGCCATCGACGACCTCGCCCCCATCAAGCTCGAAGCCGCGCCCGAGGAAGTGAAGAGCCTCGCGCTCGCGCTCAACACGCTGCTGGCCGAAGTGCGCGAGAGCGTGAACGCGCAGAACCGCTTCATCAGCGATGCGGCGCACCAGCTGCGCACGCCGCTCGCCGGCCTCAAGAGCCAGACCGAACTCGCGCTCGCGAGCACCACCGTCGCGACCGACCCGGAGCTGCGCGCCCGCCTGAAGCTCGTGCATGAAAGCGCCACCCGCAGCGCGCACCTGGTGAGCCAGCTGCTCGCGCTCGCCCGCGCCGAGCCCGAAGCGGCGGCCGCGCAATCGCGCACCCGCTTCGACCTGCAGCGCCTGGCGCGCGAGGTGGCGGCCGAGCAGGTGCCACGCGCGCTCGCCGCCGGCATCGACCTCGGCAGCGAGGATGGCGAGACGCCGCTTCCCGTGACGGGCAACGCGATGCTGATCCGCGAGGCACTGGTCAACCTCGTCGACAACGCCATCCGCTATGCCGGGCGCGGCGCGAGCGTGACCGTGAGCGCGCATGCCGAGGGGCAGGAAGCCGTGCTGACGGTGGAAGACACCGGCCCCGGCGTGCCCGAGAGCGAACACGAGCGCATCTTCCAGCGCTTCGTGCGCGCCACGCACGAGGGCAACGGCTGCGGGCTGGGCCTGGCGATCGTGAAGGAGATCGTGGAGCGCAGCCACGGGCACGTCGCGCTGCAATCGGTGAAGCCACATGGGCTGCGGGTGGTGGTGCGCTTTCCGCTCGCCACCGCGGTGGCAGGAGCCGGCAGGAGCGGCTGA
- a CDS encoding response regulator transcription factor: protein MKLLLAEDDTILADALTANLKGCGFEVEVAENGAVAEYLLLKHDFDLGVLDLGLPLVDGLSVLKKVRAAKPALPMMVLTAWDGMEQRVAGLNAGADDYLTKPFDFPELEARIRALLRRAHGATAAAVPQQAGLLRFDREARRASIDKTPLDLSPREWTLLDLLLTQKDKVVTKEQIVQGWTGDTSEQTPGAIEVYIHRLRRKLEGSKVSIRTVRGLGYLLETDPELRSG, encoded by the coding sequence ATGAAGCTCCTGCTCGCCGAAGACGACACCATCCTCGCGGATGCCCTCACCGCCAACCTCAAGGGCTGCGGCTTCGAGGTCGAGGTGGCCGAGAACGGCGCCGTCGCCGAGTACCTTCTGCTCAAGCACGACTTCGACCTCGGCGTGCTCGACCTCGGCCTGCCGCTCGTCGACGGCTTGAGCGTGTTGAAGAAAGTGCGCGCCGCCAAGCCCGCCCTGCCGATGATGGTGCTCACCGCCTGGGACGGCATGGAGCAGCGCGTGGCCGGCCTCAACGCCGGTGCCGACGACTACCTCACCAAGCCCTTCGACTTCCCCGAGCTGGAAGCGCGCATCCGCGCCCTGCTGCGCCGCGCGCATGGCGCCACGGCGGCGGCCGTGCCGCAACAAGCCGGCCTGCTGCGCTTCGACCGCGAAGCCCGCCGCGCGAGCATCGACAAGACGCCGCTCGACCTCTCGCCGCGCGAGTGGACGCTGCTCGACCTGCTGCTCACGCAGAAGGACAAGGTCGTCACCAAAGAGCAGATCGTGCAAGGCTGGACGGGCGACACCAGCGAGCAGACGCCCGGCGCCATCGAGGTCTACATCCACCGGCTGCGGCGCAAGCTCGAAGGCTCGAAGGTGTCGATCCGCACGGTGCGGGGCCTCGGCTACCTGCTCGAAACCGACCCCGAACTCCGTTCGGGCTGA
- a CDS encoding carbohydrate porin — protein MTTLRSLAPTTLALAAALAAGSAHAVDFGGYFRGGPGLTSKNASRACYDLGISGGHYRLGNECDFYGEFALSQTGKTEGVDWKGLVMFSQYNPGTDTGDSKTSINQMYVEGKGFDFAPGTNFWIGKRFYGRKDVHILDTFFVKMDGVGGGADQIALGGAGKLGLALFTTDSDSATPNNPGVRFNVDLSEIPLNAGGALRVTGTATQGRFDDNGSGDKGTSGFGVSLQHTQDIASIGGGNTLWLQYAQGSAGLDANFGDLTAPSGAKKVRLVESVTWQSGNFGGQAVALVGRQDENTVAGTPRFTEVSLGGRVSYALTKNLKLLAEVGHMQKKPASGETQKLTKFTFAPAIATGPEFFKRPELRLYVTTAKWNQAANAAAGPDGLTGLGNGKTSGTSFGLQAEVWF, from the coding sequence ATGACCACCCTTCGCTCCCTGGCGCCGACCACCCTGGCGCTCGCCGCCGCGCTCGCGGCCGGCTCGGCCCATGCCGTCGATTTCGGCGGCTACTTCCGCGGCGGCCCCGGCCTCACCTCGAAGAACGCCTCGCGCGCCTGCTACGACCTCGGCATCTCGGGCGGCCACTACCGCCTGGGCAACGAATGCGACTTCTACGGCGAATTCGCGCTCTCGCAGACCGGCAAGACCGAAGGCGTCGACTGGAAGGGACTGGTGATGTTCAGCCAGTACAACCCTGGCACCGACACCGGCGACTCCAAGACCTCGATCAACCAGATGTACGTCGAAGGCAAGGGCTTCGACTTCGCGCCCGGCACCAACTTCTGGATCGGCAAGCGCTTCTACGGCCGCAAGGACGTGCACATCCTCGACACCTTCTTCGTGAAGATGGACGGCGTGGGCGGCGGCGCCGACCAGATCGCATTGGGCGGCGCGGGCAAGCTCGGCCTCGCGCTCTTCACCACCGACTCCGACAGCGCCACGCCCAACAACCCGGGCGTGCGCTTCAACGTCGACCTGAGCGAGATCCCGCTCAACGCCGGCGGCGCGCTGCGCGTGACGGGCACCGCCACGCAGGGCCGCTTCGACGACAACGGCTCGGGCGACAAGGGCACGAGCGGCTTCGGTGTGAGCCTGCAGCACACGCAGGACATCGCTTCCATCGGCGGCGGCAACACGCTCTGGCTGCAGTACGCGCAAGGCTCGGCCGGGCTGGATGCGAACTTCGGCGACCTCACCGCGCCCTCGGGTGCGAAGAAGGTGCGCCTCGTGGAAAGCGTGACCTGGCAGTCGGGCAACTTCGGCGGGCAGGCGGTGGCGCTCGTGGGCCGGCAGGACGAGAACACCGTGGCCGGCACGCCGCGCTTCACCGAGGTCTCGCTCGGCGGGCGGGTGTCGTATGCGTTGACGAAGAACCTGAAGCTGCTGGCCGAAGTGGGCCACATGCAGAAGAAACCCGCGAGCGGCGAGACGCAGAAGCTGACCAAGTTCACCTTCGCGCCCGCCATCGCCACCGGGCCCGAGTTCTTCAAGCGGCCCGAGCTGCGCCTGTACGTGACGACGGCCAAGTGGAACCAGGCCGCCAACGCTGCGGCTGGCCCTGACGGCCTCACCGGACTGGGCAATGGCAAGACCAGCGGCACGAGCTTCGGCCTGCAAGCCGAAGTCTGGTTCTAA